The segment TGTTAAATACTGGTCCCGCCTGTATTGCCCAGAAGTGATCATGGGGGTTTATACGCCAGATGAACTTGAAGAGCGAACCATCAAAGATGTTACGCCACAAAAAGAGCGAGTAAGCCTCAATGAAATCACTCAGCAAAATGAGCCTGAACAGCATCACAAAGCCACCATCGACGGAAATGATGTAATCACAGGTGAAATTGTTGATGATGGTTTTAACCCTGAATTACTGCGCCAATCGATCACCGACGCTTCAACTCTGGATGAAGTTAAAGAAATTCGATTACAAATTGATGAGCTTAAATCATCACTTGGTACCGCGCTTTTCACTGAGTTGAAAAACAAGGCGGTTCAGGCTTATCACCGCATCGATGCAAATAACAACCTTGAAGCGCAAATTAATAGCCTACCTGCTGGCGGTTCACCGGAAGCTAAAGCAGCTTTCGAAAAGGTTTTTCAATTCCTTAACGCCAATAAACGTAAGCTTGGCGATGAGTTATTCAATGCGTTCAGTATCACGCTGAATGACATGAAAGACGAATATCAATAATGGCTGACGGCGGGTTTATCCCGCCATTGGAGTTACTATGAATTTAGAAGCATTAAAAACATTAGACGATATTTGCACCCCGGAAGAAGTTAAAGCTAAAACGGGCGTCGGTAACTCAATCTTGAATAAACTGCACAAAGAAAAAATTCTTGTGAAAGTTTATCTATCTGAGCGCTCATATGTTTATCGTCGTGATGAAGTTAACGCCTATATCACTAGCTGCTGGAATAACCCGGAAGCGGCTAAAGAAGATATTGATATGGCTTTCGTTAACAAAAACAACCCAAATCACTCTAAAACATTTGATCACGTCTCTAACTAACTACCCTTCCCTATGTGATTTAACCAAAGGATATAACCATGAAAGATAACAACACTATTGCTGACAGCTTAGCCAGCGATATAGCTAAACATTGTTCAGAGTTTGAAAAATCACCTGAGTATGCAGAAATGATCCGCACTCATGTTAAAAGCCTTTATGAAAAAGCAATTAAAGATACTTTTAGCTGGGGAAGTTTTCCTGACCGAGTTAAAAAAGCTCTTGAATCAGCGCTTCCAGAAAATATTAGTGAAGTGGTCGATCTGCCTAAATATAACCTATTAATGGCTAAAGAGCTTTCTAGCCAATGGGAATTGAATTGCGTCAGTGAGCAAATGGTTAGCGGCATGAAAGATTTGGTATTGAAATTTATCAAATCACATGAAATTCCAAAATACATCAAAGCATCTGACCTTTGGAAGGCATACGTAGATCAATATCAAGAAGAAGCGGCTCATGAGGGCTGGGGAAGACCACTAGTGATTATTTCCGAGGGAGAATATACATGGGAAAAAGGATTTTTTCATATCGGCTTGGAGAAACAGCCAACTAGCAACTCTTCATACTACCATAGAAGCAAAGAAAAATATCATCAGTGCGATACCTACCTTAGCTTCCAACAAAAAACCACTAGATAAATGCGTGAAGACGTAGCAGTTATGCATGATGGGTATCCAGTTTACAGCCTATACGCTGGTGAGCTTGAATACCATGACACGCTTGGTAAGCAAGTTGTTCAGTTCCGTTCTGAGTTTGAGCGCCTTGTTGGTGCACTTTATTACGGCGGTAGCTTGTTAGTTTTAGATGAATCTGACGCTGATGAAATTTATTACAGCAACGATTATTAACCAAGGGACTCAGTGCAAGGATGCAAACAGGAGATAGATATATGGCAAAGCTAACCAAAAAAGAACTGGCATGGATTAAAAAGGTTCAAAAGGTGTTGGACGAATGCCCGTCAGAACGTCTTGGCTTCTATACAACTGGCGACCCAATGGTTTGGATTTATGACAGAAGTAAAGAGCCCGAAGTGAGTGAATGGATGAATAAAAACAAAGGTGACTTTTGCTTCGCAACTAAAGCAATGGACGCTAACTTTTTTACTTATATTGTAGTGGTCAACTAAAATTGGCCACGGTTTTAGAGTTTTTCCGGTATTGGTTTTCTGATTCGTTTGGTGGTAATCCACCGTTATATTCATGCGGCCTGACTTCGCTGTAATACCCGACGATATAATCCGTTATTGCATGGGCTGCTTCACTGAAGCTGATGTAGCCGGTCACCGGCACCCACTCATTTTTCAGACTTCTGAAGAAGCGCTCCATCGGGCTGTTATCCCAGCAGTTACCACGCCTACTCATACTTTGTTTTATCCGGTATCGCCACAGTAACTGTCGGAACTGCCTGCTTGTATAGTGGCTACCCTGATCACTGTGGAACATGAGCCCGGATGGCTTATTTCGTATTTCCCATGCCATTTTCAGCGCTTTGGTTGTCAGTTTGCTGTCCGGAGAAAATGACATTGCCCAGCCCACGGGTTTCCTTGCGAACAGGTCGAGTACAACGGCCAGGTATGCCCAGCGTTTACCGGTCCAGATATACGTTACGTCGCCGCACCATACCTGATTGGGCTCTGTCACTGCGAACTGTCGCTCAAGGTGGTTCGGGATAGCAATGTGTTCATGACCGCCACGTTTATACCGGTGAACAGGCTGC is part of the Providencia zhijiangensis genome and harbors:
- a CDS encoding RecT family recombinase encodes the protein MSEVALSNQQQTGVMNNMSLLFNAEAMNCVIRIADLMASGTATVPKHLQGKPADCLAITMQASRWGMDPFVVGQKTHLINGTLGYEAQLVNAVITSSNVVTGRFHYEYGGDWEKIVGVKENRDESGLFIRVGAVIRGETEVTYGEPVYLADVQTRNSPLWKTMPKQQIAYLAVKYWSRLYCPEVIMGVYTPDELEERTIKDVTPQKERVSLNEITQQNEPEQHHKATIDGNDVITGEIVDDGFNPELLRQSITDASTLDEVKEIRLQIDELKSSLGTALFTELKNKAVQAYHRIDANNNLEAQINSLPAGGSPEAKAAFEKVFQFLNANKRKLGDELFNAFSITLNDMKDEYQ
- a CDS encoding IS3 family transposase (programmed frameshift), whose amino-acid sequence is MKKRNFSAEFRRESAQLVVDQNYTVADAAKAMNVGLSTLTRWVKQLRDERAGKTPKASPITPEQIEIRELKKKIQRIEMENEIFKKGYRALDVRLPEQVSVIGKLRAHYPVATLCCVFGVHRSSYRYRENRPDNPDGRRAVLRSQVQELHGLSHGSAGARSIAVMATHRGFRMGRWLAGRLMKEMGLVSCQQPVHRYKRGGHEHIAIPNHLERQFAVTEPNQVWCGDVTYIWTGKRWAYLAVVLDLFARKPVGWAMSFSPDSKLTTKALKMAWEIRNKPSGLMFHSDQGSHYTSRQFRQLLWRYRIKQSMSRRGNCWDNSPMERFFRSLKNEWVPVTGYISFSEAAHAITDYIVGYYSEVRPHEYNGGLPPNESENQYRKNSKTVANFS